CCATCTCTGATGCTTCAAGCAGCATACCTAATGTTCCTACAGCACCTGGATTACTTATATCTTTTGCAGCATGTACTAGGTGTTTTTTTCCAATGGTATTCATTACCTTTATCTGATCTTGTACATATTTTGGTGTTTTATCACTTGTTGAATCCCAGTTTATCTCTGTTCCTGGATAAATACTTCCATCAAGATCTATTGCTATGATTACATCATCACCTGCTTGTGCATTTGAACTTGGTATTACACTATCTTTATCTACAATTCCACTTATTGCAACATCTAGTGCATCATATGGTGTGTCAGGATGTGTATGTCCTCCTACCATTGGTACTCCAAATTTCTTTACACCTTCTTTTATTCCATCCATAATTTCATCTACTGTATCTGGATTTGATGATGATAATACATTTGTCATTCCAACAGGTAGTCCTCCCATTGCTGCTATATCATTTACATTTACAAGTACTGAACAGTATCCTGCCCACCATGGATTAAGATTCATTAATGCTCCCCATATTCCATCTGTTGCAAGTAGCATTAGTTGATTGTTTCCTATATTTATTGCTGCTGCATCATCTCCAAATGCTAGATGTACATCTCCTGATATATTAAATACATCATCAAGTTTTTTTTGAACATCTGCTATTGAATGTTTACGTGTTACTCCCTTAAATGTTCTTATTGATTCTACAATTTCATTAAAGTCTGTTATAATTACTCCCCCAGTATTGTATTATTTAAAAATATTTTTTCTCCTTTTTATGATATATTTAGGTTTTTATTTATTGTAGTATAAAAAGTATGATTTAGTTTCATATTAATAAAAAAAAATTTTTCATAGTTTTGTTTCATTTTCAAATTTAAATTCATATTCTATATCTGATTTATTAATTATTTCTATGATGTTATCTTTTAGTTGATCTATTGAATTTATATTTACTGAATTTTTCATATTAAATATCTTTTCATGTATAACTTTTCCTATTTTATCATCATGTCCTGGTGTTAGTTGTATTATTGTTGATTTTTCATGTTTAAATCCTTCAACTACTACACGGTCAAGATCTCCATCTGTTATTCCTATTATTGGTATGTTAAATCTATATACTATATCTGATGTTAGTAGTGTTGTATCATCACCTATACATACAATTACATCAGCATCACGATATTTATATACATCTTCTGCTGCATGGTCAAGATAGATTGCATATAGCTCTTCATTTTCCTGGTGTTTAAGTACTCTTGGTGTTATGTTATCATTACGTCTTAGAAGTCCTGTTTTTATGATTGCACTTTTAAGATCAACACTTCCTAACTTTTCAAGTCCGTGTTGTTTTATAACTCCTCCTTGCATGTCAACAATTTCATCATCTTTTGCAATAATTATAAGTTCATCTGCTGTAACTTGTCCTATTATTGTACCGTTTAACATGATGTTTTCACCAATATTAACACCTGCTACTTTTCTTTTTATAATATTTTCATCTGTAATATATCCTGTTTCATCAACTACCTGATTTTCTACATCTTCGGCATCTGTTATTGGAAGTTTAAGATCACAACTTACACTTTCTATAAGTTCATTATCTGTATTTTTATTCCATTTTATTATTATTCCATCATCTTTATCTGGTCTTTCAATTTGAATAAGATTTACATTAAAATCTATATGTGATAATACCTTATATCCAAATGTATGTCCTGTAAGTGTTGATTTTCCAGAATTTAGTAGAAATACTACATCTGAGTTTTCTGCAAGTATTTTTATTGACTCACTTGGAAGAAGCTTATCTTCTATATTTATTATATCTTCAAGATTTGCATCAATAACTGCTGTTCTTCCCATTGTTCCACCAAGACGTGATGTTACATTTCCATAATTTTCTAGTATTTTAATTATTTTAAGTGCATATCCTGAATCTATAATTCCAGGTCCATGTACAACTACTCCAATTTCTAGCATCATAAATTAATCTATTCTCCTAATATCTTTTTAGTAGTTACTTCGTCCACCAACACGTTTTTGTATAATTGGTGATCCACAAATTTCACATACTTCATCTTTACTATCTGCAGGATACTGTTTTCTACAGCCTTTACATACTCTTTTCCATTTTATTGTCTTTTTTATTCCCTGTGTATTTACAGATTTAAATCTGAGACCTAATAGTTTTAATGCATTTTGCATGGAATAGTCATCTGTTACTGTTGTTGTATCATATCCCATATTTTTATATTTAAGTGATATTGCAACAATTTCCTTATCAGTATCAGATAGTCTTAGAAAATCTCCACTTCTAACAAGAGACTCTTTTATTGATTCATAGTCTTTTTTTGTTATATCTTCAATTGTTATAAATCCCTTTGCTATACAATCTTCAAGTCGTATCTGTGTTTGCATATCTTTTATTTCTGCTACTGTTTTTGATGTCATGATGTTAGGATGTGATTTTGAATAAAATCCATTAATTATTCCTGATGCATCTAGAATAAAAATTTTTTCACTAATAAGAAACACTCCCCCATTTTTTCTATTATTATTTTTTTTATATTTTGATAAAATTTTAATTTTTACTATTATTATGTTCTAGTTTTATGTTGTTTTATTTTTATCTAAAATTTAATAAAACAGTTTTAAATTATAATAAAATGTATTTGTTATAAAAAACATAAATATTAATAATTAAATGAATACTTAACATTCTATTTTATCATCAACTAAATATGAAGATAAAAACTTGTTAAAAGAAGTATTCTTAATTTAAATTAGAAGATTTTTATAATTTATAGGAATTGATTAAAGATGCGCTTAAATAAAATTATAGGAAAAGAAGTGTTAAATGAAAAAGGATCTGTAGTAGGAAAAGTTACAGATATAGAAATTGACACAGCTTCAAATAGAATAGAAAACATTGTTATATCACCCAAAAATAAGGAAAAAGGATTAACAGCATCTTTTATGAAACCAAAAGGTGAAGTTTTAATTCCATATGAAAATATTAAAAAAATTGGTGATATGATAATTCTTAAAAAGCCAATTAGTGAAATTGAAGAAATTATTGAAGAAATTCAAAATCTATAATTAAAAACTAATAACATACTACAAAAAATTGGGGGATTAATTTAGAATGAATGATTATAAAAACAAGTTAATGCAATTACTTAAAGAAAATGAAGTTATTAAATTTGGTGATTTTACACTTTCATCTGGAAAGAAAAGTAACTACTATGTTGACATGAAAAAGGCAATAACAGAACCTGAAATTCTTAGTTGTGTTGCACATATGATAACTGATGAAATTAAAGATTCAGACATTGATAAAATTGCAGGTCCTGCTCTTGGAGCTGTACCTATTGCTACTGCAACATCACTTATATCTGGAAAACCTATGCTTATGATTAGAAAAGAAAAAAAATCATATGGTACAAGTAAACAGATTGAAGGTGAACTTAACTGTGATGATAATGTAATTATTGTTGAAGATGTTACAACAACAGGTGGATCACTTCTTAAAGCTATTGATGTAATAGAAGATAATGGTGGAAAGATTGTTGAAGCATATGTGATTGTTGACAGACAAGAAGGTGCTGTTGATACATTCAATGAACGTGGAATTATATTTAAGCCTTTAATTAAAATAGATGAATTTAAAGCTTTTCTTGATGAAAACTAGAGGTTTAGAGCTTGAAGTTTCTATTAAATCATAATAAGGTTTATATAGAAATATAATAAAAAATATTTAACATGATAAAAATTATTAGTATTTAAACTTTACTAATAATCATAAATAAGATAATTATTATTATTTTATTTTTGGGACTAATCAAATTAGTACAAAAAAATATAGAAAAAAAGAATATGGTGATAAAATGAATGTAAAAGAATTACTTGGAATTAAAATTATAGACAAAAACGGTAAAGAAGTAGCTAAAGTTGCAGATTTAAGATTTGATGTTAAAACATACAACATCTCAGCAATATATGGATCAGCAGGAAACCCAATTAGTAAAAAATACTACGAAGTAGATCCAGCATCAATCATTGCAATGGGAGAATACTTATTAATTAGTCAAACAATTGAAGAATTAGAAGAAACAGTAGTTACAAAAATCCCAACAGAAGATGGAACATCAACAATAAACCAAGGTCTTGAAAAAACAGTTATTGACAAAGAAGGTAACATTGCAGGTAAAATTACAAACATAGAAATTGAAAAAGATCCATTTGCAGTAACAGGAATTATCGTAGAAAAAGCTGGCGGATCATTCGGAAAACCTAAAGCAAAATACAGCATAAACAAAGAAGACATCACAACAAACGGTGACTATGTAATATTAAACAAAGTTATCGAAGAACCAAAAGAAGAAGAAGCAGAAGAAGCAGATGCAGAAGCTGATGAAGAATAGATTCATAATCTATTCCCATAATCCCCATTTTTTATATTAAAAATTCTATTTTTTCTAAAAAGAAATATTTTCTTATAATTTATTTGATATTAATTTTTTAAGTTCATCAAGATTTTTTTCTATGAATTTTTTTGAATTTTTATCTGCAAGTATTTTATATTGTTTTATATTTGATTTTTTATATGCTTCATCCATAAGTTGTTGTATTTCATCTACATTCATGTTAAATACTTTTTTTATTAATGATTTCTGATTATCATTAAGTCCACTTGCAACTAGTAATATTTTTGTTTTAAATTTTGCAACTACATCTGCTGTTGTTTTTATCATTACTTTTAATACCATTGTTGGTGCTTTTGAAAATATAAATTCATATTTTTTAATATCCTCATATGTTATTTTATCATTATCATCTGCCATTATCTATTCACTCCTATTTTATTTTTTAATTTTCTATATTTAATGTTATATATCATGTCCTGGTATTATTTTTATTTCATATTTATCTTTATAATCATCATATAGTTGTATTATTTTCTCAAGTGTTATTTGTGCTTGTGTTATATTTTGCATATAATCAGTGGGTGCTTTTTTATATTTTAATGAATCTTTTATATAGAATACATCACCTGCTATTATTGTTTTTATGTCAGAATTTATTAGATATGCAAGATGTCCATTTGTATGTCCTGGTGTATGTATTGCAAGTAGTGAATTATCACCAAAGATGTCATAGAATGTGCCATATTTTGTAGGTGTAAAATCATTAATATCAAGTATTGCTATATTTTCTTTGTTTTTGAAGTATTCACCATAATAGTATGGTTTTAAGTCCATACTTTTTTCAAGTGATGAAAAATATATTGGTATATTATCATCTAAATCTAGGATTCCAGATACATGATCAAAGTGAAGATGTGTAAGAAATATACCACTTAGTTTTATATCATTTTCTTCTATATAATCTGCTATTGGTTGATGTTGATGTTGTATAATTTCTGTTGCATATTCATTTTTTAGCAATCCTTTCTGTGATCCATATTTATCATCTATAAATGATCTATCAACACCAGCATCAATAAGAAAATAACCATACACATCATGATATATAATATGTGCTAAAACAGGTGCCATAAATGAATCTTTAGCATCATCAGACTTACAACTATGATCTCCCCCTATACATCCTGAATAATTTAACATTACCCTACCTGTAATATGAGAATTTAGTAAATGTATATTTGAACTATCTTCTAGTATCTCATCTAATGTCATTGTAGAATTACTTTTCATTGTATGTTTAAAAATTTGCATAAATTTGATTTTACTCCTAATTGTTAATAATATCTTAGTATAATCTATAATAGATGATTGTATTATAATTTTTACTAAAAACTACTTTAAAAACCGATAGATTATAATTTAAGTTATTTATTTGAATATTTAAATATTATTAAATTCAAAATATTTATAAATGATAAAGAAAATAAGAAAACACTAAGTTTTAAATTATTTTTTTTACATTTAAGAAAAAAAAAGTAAAACTTAAAACAGATGTAGAATAACTTATTTATCCAAATTATATTATGTATAAGGAGGTTTTATAATTAAGGGATACATTGGAATCATCCTAGCATTCATGGTAATATGTTTGATAGGATGTGCATCAGCTACTAACAACACAGACATACCATCAAATCTTGATGAGATACAATCAGACAATTCAGTAACACATACCAGTAGTAATGATGTTGTTTTAAACAGTGCATCAAAATCTGTAAAACAAGCACCAACAACTACCTCAAATTCAGTAAATAGTAGTAGCTCAAAAGCAGTGAAAACTGCAAATAATGCAAAAATTACAACAAAAACATCAGTGGGAAGTCTTACAAGCAACCCTGGAAGTACTGTTACATTTAAAACTACAGTAAAAACATCAGATAATAAAAATGTTAATACAGGAAAGGTTGCCTATAAGATTAATGGGAAAACAATTGGAACATCATCAGTATCTGAAGGTGTTTCAACACTTAAATATAAAATTCCCGCATCTTACACATCAGCTGAATATCAGATAACAGCAAAGTATGGTGAAAATGATAAATATAAAGAATCATCTGATAGTGCAACACTACATTTAAATAATGTTACTAAGACTAAAACAACAGTTGGAAGTCTTACAAGTCATCCTGGATCTAAAGTTACACTTAAAGCTAATGTTAAAACATTAAATAATAAAGCCGTAAATTCAGGAAAAGTATCATTTAAGATTAATGGTAAATCTATTGGAACAAGTAAAGTTTCAAAAGGAGTAGCTACAATAAGCTACACTATACCAACTTCATTTTCATCATCACAATACCAGATAAGTGCCATATATGGACAAAATGGTGAATTTAAAGAATCATCTGATAGTGCAACACTACACCTTAATAATGTTACAAAAACCAGCATAAAAATAGAAACAAATTCTATTATTGCAGGTGAAACTAACAAGATTAAGGCAACAATTAAAAGTTCTAAAACCGTTAAAGATGGTAAAGTATCTTTTAAATTGAATGGAAAGACAATTGGAACAGTAAAAGTTTCAAATGGAGAAGCAGTACTAGATTATGCTGCGCCAGGAACACTTAAAGGATCATACACACTAACTGCAATTTATGGTCAGTGTGGTGAATTTAAAGAATCTCAAACATCTATGAAGATAGATGTAGCTTCATCACAATATCTTAAACCATCAAAAAACTGTGAAGTTGGAGATGCATTATTTAAGAAAGTTGTAAAAGAAGTTACAGCAGAATGTACCACTACATATCAAAAGGCAAAAGCATTATTTGATTATGCAAATCGTAAACTTGTATATAGTGGATACTATAATACACGTTATGGTGCAAAAGGTACACTGCAAAGAGAATATGGTAACTGTTGTGACATGGCACACGTAGTTGTCGCTTTAATGCGTACAGCTGGAATACAAGCAAGATATAACCATGCAAAATGTTACTTTAGTAGTGGTCTTGTTACAGGACATGTGTGGGCTGAAGTACTTGTTGATGGAGTATGGTATAAATGCGATGCAACATCAATAAGAAACTCATTTGGAGTTATAAAAAATTGGTATAAATGCGGTACAATAAATAAATACGCATCATTACCATTTTAGATGAAATTATACTCCCACTTTATTTATTTTTTTTAATCTAACACTTTACTATTTTTTAATTTAATTTTTCATGGCAAAAAAACTCTTTTTTTATTAAATTACATGTTATGTGTAAACTTTCAACCATATATTTTAAAACTAACTTATAAATTCTATTTTTTATATTAAATTTCATTAAACTATACTTTAATAATTAAATAAAAATATATTCATCTAATTTTAATTAAAAACCATATTTTAAATATCTATTTTTTAATTTAATGAACTATTTTTAAAATTTAAATACTATTAACTCTAAAAACTAATTTAAATAATAAAAAAACTAATAATTAATAAGTTTTTATTAAAACAAACCTTAAAAAAGCTTTACATAAATTATTAGAAAGAATACATGGAGGTTTTATAATTAAAAAATACTATGCAATTATTCTATCATTCATAATAATATGTCTGATAGGATGCATATCGGCAGCAAATACTACAGATACACAAATAAATTCCAATAAAATACAACAAGACACACCAACAACACATACAAGTAGTGATAATATTTCAACCAATACAACAAAAAAAGTAA
The genomic region above belongs to Methanosphaera sp. and contains:
- a CDS encoding methanogenesis marker 2 protein, which codes for MITDFNEIVESIRTFKGVTRKHSIADVQKKLDDVFNISGDVHLAFGDDAAAINIGNNQLMLLATDGIWGALMNLNPWWAGYCSVLVNVNDIAAMGGLPVGMTNVLSSSNPDTVDEIMDGIKEGVKKFGVPMVGGHTHPDTPYDALDVAISGIVDKDSVIPSSNAQAGDDVIIAIDLDGSIYPGTEINWDSTSDKTPKYVQDQIKVMNTIGKKHLVHAAKDISNPGAVGTLGMLLEASEMGAAIDLDMIPKPDDVDWISWLKMYPGSAFVMTLDPENTDETISMLEKTHINAACVGSVTEEPKLTLQHENEKKTVFDFSSDIIMGFSGK
- a CDS encoding DUF2117 domain-containing protein, whose product is MMLEIGVVVHGPGIIDSGYALKIIKILENYGNVTSRLGGTMGRTAVIDANLEDIINIEDKLLPSESIKILAENSDVVFLLNSGKSTLTGHTFGYKVLSHIDFNVNLIQIERPDKDDGIIIKWNKNTDNELIESVSCDLKLPITDAEDVENQVVDETGYITDENIIKRKVAGVNIGENIMLNGTIIGQVTADELIIIAKDDEIVDMQGGVIKQHGLEKLGSVDLKSAIIKTGLLRRNDNITPRVLKHQENEELYAIYLDHAAEDVYKYRDADVIVCIGDDTTLLTSDIVYRFNIPIIGITDGDLDRVVVEGFKHEKSTIIQLTPGHDDKIGKVIHEKIFNMKNSVNINSIDQLKDNIIEIINKSDIEYEFKFENETKL
- a CDS encoding ribonuclease VapC → MFLISEKIFILDASGIINGFYSKSHPNIMTSKTVAEIKDMQTQIRLEDCIAKGFITIEDITKKDYESIKESLVRSGDFLRLSDTDKEIVAISLKYKNMGYDTTTVTDDYSMQNALKLLGLRFKSVNTQGIKKTIKWKRVCKGCRKQYPADSKDEVCEICGSPIIQKRVGGRSNY
- a CDS encoding PRC-barrel domain-containing protein, coding for MRLNKIIGKEVLNEKGSVVGKVTDIEIDTASNRIENIVISPKNKEKGLTASFMKPKGEVLIPYENIKKIGDMIILKKPISEIEEIIEEIQNL
- the pyrE gene encoding orotate phosphoribosyltransferase, producing MNDYKNKLMQLLKENEVIKFGDFTLSSGKKSNYYVDMKKAITEPEILSCVAHMITDEIKDSDIDKIAGPALGAVPIATATSLISGKPMLMIRKEKKSYGTSKQIEGELNCDDNVIIVEDVTTTGGSLLKAIDVIEDNGGKIVEAYVIVDRQEGAVDTFNERGIIFKPLIKIDEFKAFLDEN
- a CDS encoding MBL fold metallo-hydrolase, producing MQIFKHTMKSNSTMTLDEILEDSSNIHLLNSHITGRVMLNYSGCIGGDHSCKSDDAKDSFMAPVLAHIIYHDVYGYFLIDAGVDRSFIDDKYGSQKGLLKNEYATEIIQHQHQPIADYIEENDIKLSGIFLTHLHFDHVSGILDLDDNIPIYFSSLEKSMDLKPYYYGEYFKNKENIAILDINDFTPTKYGTFYDIFGDNSLLAIHTPGHTNGHLAYLINSDIKTIIAGDVFYIKDSLKYKKAPTDYMQNITQAQITLEKIIQLYDDYKDKYEIKIIPGHDI
- a CDS encoding Ig-like domain repeat protein, translating into MVICLIGCASATNNTDIPSNLDEIQSDNSVTHTSSNDVVLNSASKSVKQAPTTTSNSVNSSSSKAVKTANNAKITTKTSVGSLTSNPGSTVTFKTTVKTSDNKNVNTGKVAYKINGKTIGTSSVSEGVSTLKYKIPASYTSAEYQITAKYGENDKYKESSDSATLHLNNVTKTKTTVGSLTSHPGSKVTLKANVKTLNNKAVNSGKVSFKINGKSIGTSKVSKGVATISYTIPTSFSSSQYQISAIYGQNGEFKESSDSATLHLNNVTKTSIKIETNSIIAGETNKIKATIKSSKTVKDGKVSFKLNGKTIGTVKVSNGEAVLDYAAPGTLKGSYTLTAIYGQCGEFKESQTSMKIDVASSQYLKPSKNCEVGDALFKKVVKEVTAECTTTYQKAKALFDYANRKLVYSGYYNTRYGAKGTLQREYGNCCDMAHVVVALMRTAGIQARYNHAKCYFSSGLVTGHVWAEVLVDGVWYKCDATSIRNSFGVIKNWYKCGTINKYASLPF